A window of Equus caballus isolate H_3958 breed thoroughbred chromosome 10, TB-T2T, whole genome shotgun sequence contains these coding sequences:
- the CYP2A13 gene encoding cytochrome P450 family 2 subfamily A member 13, with protein sequence MLASGLLLVALLSCLTLMVLMSVWRQRKLWGRLPPGPTPLPFIGNYLQLDTERICDSLMKIGKRYGPVFTVHLGPRRVVVLCGYDAVKEALLDQAEEFSGRGEQATFNWIFKGYGVAFSNGERAKQLRRFSITTLRDFGVGKRGIEERIQEEAGFLIEAFRSTCGNFIDPTFFLSQAVSNVISSIVFGNRFDYEDKEFLSLLRMMLGNFQFTATSTGQLYEMFYSVMKHLPGPQQQAFKELQGLEDFIAKKVEQNQRTLDPNSPRNFIDSFLIRMQQEQTNPNTEFYLKNLVITTLNLFIAGTETISTTLRYGFLLLMKHPDIEAKVHEEIDRVIGKNRQPKFEDRAKMPYTEAVIHEIQRFGDVIPMSLARRVTKDTKFRGFLIPKGTEVFPMLGSVLRDPKFFSNPHDFNPQHFLDEKGQFKKSDAFVPFSIGKRYCFGEGLARMELFLFLTTIMQNFCFRYPQSPQDIDVSPKHVGFASIPRNYTMSLQPR encoded by the exons ATGCTGGCCTCAGGGCTGCTTCTGGTGGCTTTGCTGTCCTGCCTGACTTTAATGGTATTGATGTCTGTCTGGCGGCAGAGAAAGCTCTGGGGAAGGCTGCCTCCTGGACCCACCCCATTGCCCTTCATCGGGAACTACCTGCAGCTGGACACAGAGCGGATATGTGACTCCCTCATGAAG ATAGGCAAGCGCTATGGGCCAGTGTTCACAGTTCACCTGGGGCCCCGCCGGGTCGTGGTGCTATGTGGATACGATGCTGTGAAGGAGGCTCTGTTGGACCAGGCTGAGGAATTCAGTGGACGAGGAGAGCAGGCCACCTTCAACTGGATCTTCAAAGGCTATG GTGTGGCATTCAGCAATGGGGAGCGGGCCAAGCAGCTCAGGCGCTTCTCCATCACCACACTGAGGGACTTCGGAGTGGGTAAGCGTGGCATTGAGGAGCGCATCCAGGAGGAGGCGGGCTTCCTCATCGAGGCCTTCCGGAGCACGTGTG GCAACTTCATTGATCCCACCTTCTTCCTGAGCCAAGCTGTCTCCAATGTCATCAGCTCCATTGTCTTTGGGAACCGCTTTGACTATGAGGACAAAGAGTTCCTGTCACTGCTGCGTATGATGCTGGGAAACTTCCAGTTCACAGCTACATCTACGGGGCAG CTCTATGAGATGTTCTACTCAGTGATGAAACACCTGCCAGGGCCACAGCAACAGGCCTTTAAGGAGCTGCAGGGCCTGGAGGACTTCATAGCCAAGAAGGTGGAGCAGAACCAACGCACCCTGGATCCCAACTCCCCGCGGAACTTCATCGACTCCTTCCTCATCCGCATGCAGCAG GAACAGACGAACCCTAACACGGAGTTCTACTTGAAGAACCTGGTGATAACCACGTTGAACCTCTTCATTGCTGGCACAGAAACGATCAGCACAACCCTGCGTTATGGCTTCCTGCTGCTGATGAAGCACCCAGATATAGAAG CCAAGGTTCATGAGGAGATTGATCGAGTGATTGGCAAGAACCGTCAGCCCAAGTTTGAGGACCGGGCCAAGATGCCCTACACAGAGGCAGTGATCCACGAAATCCAAAGATTTGGAGATGTGATCCCCATGAGCCTGGCCCGTAGAGTTACCAAGGATACCAAGTTTCGGGGCTTCCTCATCCCCAAG GGCACTGAAGTGTTCCCTATGCTGGGCTCCGTCCTGAGAGACCCCAAGTTCTTCTCCAATCCCCACGATTTCAACCCCCAGCACTTCCTGGATGAGAAGGGGCAGTTTAAGAAGAGTGATGCTTTTGTGCCTTTCTCCATTG GTAAGCGGTACTGCTTTGGAGAAGGCCTGGCTAGAATGgagctctttctcttcctcaccaCCATCATGCAGAATTTCTGCTTCAGGTACCCTCAGTCGCCCCAGGATATCGACGTGTCCCCGAAACACGTGGGCTTTGCCAGCATTCCAAGAAACTACACCATGAGCCTCCAGCCCCGCTAA